Proteins encoded together in one Amphiprion ocellaris isolate individual 3 ecotype Okinawa chromosome 14, ASM2253959v1, whole genome shotgun sequence window:
- the b3gat1b gene encoding galactosylgalactosylxylosylprotein 3-beta-glucuronosyltransferase 1 — MPKRRDIVAIVLIVLPWTLLITVWHQSAITPLLATRKDDRHDGHSNSRNTFAFKDSCSLQNRDIVEVVRTEYVYSRPPPWSDILPTIHIITPTYSRPVQKAELTRLANTLLHVSNLHWILVEDSQRRTALVTRLLQDTGLNYTHLNVETPRNYKVRGDTRDPRIPRGTIQRNLALRWLRETFSVNNSQPGIVYFADDDNTYSLELFEEMRSTKRVSVWPVAFVGGLRYESPKVNTLGKVYGWKTVFDPHRPFAIDMAGFAVNLRLILSKPQAYFKLRGVKGGYQESSLLKELVTLSDLEPKAANCTKVLVWHTRTEKPVLVNEGKKGFTDSNVEI, encoded by the exons ATGCCGAAGAGACGAGACATCGTCGCCATTGTGTTGATTGTGTTGCCTTGGACACTGCTCATCACTGTTTGGCACCAGAGCGCCATCACTCCTCTGCTCGCTACAAGAAAGG ATGACAGACACGATGGTCATTCCAACTCCAGGAACACCTTTGCTTTCAAGGACTCTTGCTCCCTACAGAACCGGGACATCGTGGAGGTTGTGCGCACTGAATACGTCTACAGCCGGCCTCCGCCCTGGTCTGACATCCTGCCCACCATCCACATCATCACTCCCACCTACAGCCGCCCAGTGCAAAAGGCAGAGCTGACTCGTCTGGCCAACACTTTGCTCCATGTGTCCAACCTGCACTGGATCCTGGTGGAGGACTCCCAGAGGAGGACCGCTCTGGTCACACGTCTCCTCCAGGACACAGGGCTTAACTACACCCACCTCAATGTGGAGACACCCAGGAACTATAAGGTACGAGGAGACACCAGGGACCCGAGAATACCACGAGGCACCATACAGAGGAATTTGGCTCTGCGATGGCTACGAGAGACGTTCAGTGTAAATAACAGCCAGCCTGGGATTGTCTACTTTGCGGATGATGACAACACATACAGTTTGGAGCTGTTTGAGGAG ATGCGTTCCACTAAAAGAGTGTCGGTGTGGCCAGTGGCCTTTGTGGGTGGCCTACGATACGAGTCCCCAAAAGTTAACACCCTGGGCAAAGTTTATGGCTGGAAAACTGTATTCGACCCACACCGGCCCTTTGCCATCGACATGGCTGGGTTTGCAGTAAACCTGCGCCTCATTCTGTCCAAACCTCAGGCTTATTTCAAGTTACGTGGGGTGAAGGGAGGATATCAGGAGAGCAGCTTATTAAAGGAGCTGGTCACTCTAAGTGACTTGGAACCCAAAGCTGCTAACTGCACTAAG GTATTAGTATGGCACACACGGACGGAGAAGCCTGTGCTGGTAAATGAGGGCAAGAAAGGATTTACAGACTCCAACGTAGAGATATGA